The following are from one region of the Coffea eugenioides isolate CCC68of chromosome 2, Ceug_1.0, whole genome shotgun sequence genome:
- the LOC113760450 gene encoding mediator of RNA polymerase II transcription subunit 15a-like isoform X2: protein MDSSSWRAPQGQMAQGPPQGGQAGGSGEVSAVPNAPPPATIDSGDWRTQLQADSRQRIVNKIMETLKRHLPFSGQEGLQELKKIAVRFEEKIYTAATSQSDYLRKISLKMLTMETKSQNPMANPLQANAANASKNPPDQAVHGMQSQIQNQQHPMPVVSSQSQSRQQLLPQNMQTNMTSTGVQNSAILASTLPTAGNLQQAPMPNIGQNSNLQNMQSVPSVSQNPVGSSMGQVMPSNVFTNSQRQMQARQQQVVPLQQQQQTQNPQHYLYQQQLQHQYMKQKLQQGGAMAQPLMQSHIQQQQQQQNLLQPTQIQTSQQAVMQPSVMQSAPLSGLQQNQQSSMQQVTQPVIQQQSQAVLRQQQQQQQQQQQQSQQASMLHQQQTSMAQQPLLPAAQQPQQQQQQLIGQQPGATNIQHNQLIGQQNSMPDMQQQQQRLIGQQNNMQQQQLIGQQNSLSSMHQQQLAPQSSVSGLHQQSMRGTQPGNSAMPTSQHSVVMLQQSKVAVQQQMQQNATALLPSQNQQPQQPQQQMVSQIQAQPGGLQHMQQQSNALQRDMQQKIQPTGSLLQQQNVVEQQKQLFQPQRAHPEASSTSLDSTAQTGNASGGDWQEEVYQKIKSMKDMYFLELNDMYMKIAGKLQQHDSLPQQPRNEQIEKLKFFKLMLERLIGFLRCTKNDIQISHKEKLASIEKQIINILSTNRPRRPVSLQQVQLAQQQMSNMQHSQPQTQIPQMQPQENQMNQQMQPMNVQSSITPMQPNSLTSLQQNTLSSVPPVSNLQQNLMSTLQPASTLDPGQSNTHPLQQVAISSLQQNTASGPQTMNINSLSSQSGMTALQSNLINALQPNSTMIHNQQLKQQEQQMLQTQQLKQQLHPRQLQQQLLQRQQLMQQQQQQQQQQLQQQPQQHQQMKPQQQPSQLPGHQMSPLHQVTDSSDLKVRPQISVKTGVFQQHHTNSQRAAYHHQQLKSGSPFPISSPQVLQAASPQVPPHASPQIDQQSMQTSIAKTGTPLQAANSPFVVPSPSTPLAPSPMPSESEKLNSGISSLSNAGNIGPSHATTVSAAAQSLAIGTPGISASPLLAEFTSLDGAHVNTSTALPCKPHTVEKPHERLIKAVQSISNKALVASVDDISSVVSMVDRIAGSAPGNGSRAAVGEDLVAMTKCRLQARNFFTQDGPTGTKKMRRSTSAMPSNVVSSVGSVNDSMRQLNSSDAFELESTATSSIRRPRNEANHALVEEIHEINRHLIDTVVDISDEDVDPIAVAAADGGEGTIVKCSFSAVALSPNLKSQYASARMSPIQPLRLLIPTNYPDSSPILLDKYPVEVSINWISSLRLYQINLMCSKEYEDLSIKARSKFSISLRSLSQPMSLSEMARTWDICARAVISEFAQQSGGGTFSSKYGTWENCVSAV from the exons ATGGATAGCAGCAGTTGGAGGGCGCCTCAAGGCCAGATGGCTCAGGGTCCTCCTCAAGGTGGTCAAGCAGGCGGCAGTGGAGAAGTATCGGCTGTCCCAAATGCACCTCCGCCGGCTACTATTGACAGCGGCGATTGGAGGACTCAACTCCAAGCTGATTCTCGTCAAAGAATCGTAAATAAGAT AATGGAGACTTTGAAGAGGCATCTGCCATTCTCTGGACAAGAGGGACTGCAAGAACTTAAGAAAATTGCTGTGAGGTTTGAGGAAAAGATTTATACTGCAGCAACTAGCCAG TCAGATTATTTGAGAAAGATATCTTTGAAGATGCTGACAATGGAAACTAAGTCCCAAAATCCCATGGCTAATCCTTTACAAGCTAATGCTGCCAATGCAAGCAAAAATCCTCCAGACCAAG CTGTCCATGGCATGCAATCCCAAATTCAGAACCAGCAACATCCCATGCCAGTGGTGAGCAGCCAATCACAATCCCGACAACAGCTGTTACCGCAAAACATGCAGACTAATATGACATCAACTGGAGTCCAGAATTCTGCTATTTTGGCTTCTACACTTCCAACTGCTGGTAATTTGCAGCAGGCTCCCATGCCTAATATTGGTCAGAACTCCAATTTGCAGAACATGCAGAGTGTTCCCAGTGTTTCTCAGAACCCAGTAGGGAGTTCCATGGGACAGGTGATGCCTTCAAATGTTTTCACTAATTCTCAAAGACAGATGCAGGCTAGACAACAACAGGTTGTTCCCTTGCAGCAACAACAGCAGACACAGAATCCACAGCATTATCTTTATCAACAACAGCTGCAGCATCAGTACATGAAACAAAAGTTACAACAAGGAGGAGCAATGGCACAGCCCCTTATGCAATCTCATAtccagcagcagcagcagcagcaaaacCTTTTGCAACCAACTCAAATTCAAACCTCCCAGCAAGCTGTTATGCAGCCATCTGTAATGCAGTCAGCTCCTCTATCTGGCCTCCAGCAGAATCAACAGTCTTCTATGCAACAAGTGACTCAACCAGTAATTCAGCAGCAGTCTCAAGCAGTTTTgaggcagcagcagcagcaacagcaACAACAGCAGCAACAGTCACAACAGGCTTCCATGTTGCATCAGCAGCAAACCTCCATGGCTCAACAGCCATTACTGCCTGCAGCACAGCAGCCGcagcaacagcagcagcagctgATTGGGCAGCAGCCTGGTGCTACAAATATTCAACACAACCAGCTGATTGGCCAACAGAATAGCATGCCTGATATGCAGCAACAGCAACAAAGGCTGATAGGCCAGCAGAACAATatgcagcagcagcagctaaTAGGTCAACAGAACAGCCTTTCGAGTATGCATCAACAACAGTTGGCCCCTCAAAGTAGCGTTTCTGGGCTCCATCAGCAGTCAATGCGAGGGACTCAACCTGGTAACTCTGCCATGCCGACAAGTCAGCATTCTGTCGTCATGTTACAGCAATCTAAGGTTGCGGTACAGCAACAAATGCAGCAGAATGCAACAGCATTGCTACCAAGCCAAAATCAACAGCCACAGCAACCGCAGCAGCAGATGGTATCACAGATTCAAGCACAACCAGGGGGCCTACAACATATGCAGCAGCAGTCAAATGCGTTGCAAAGAGATATGCAGCAAAAGATTCAACCTACAGGTTCTTTGCTTCAACAGCAGAATGTTGTAGAACAGCAGAAGCAGTTATTTCAGCCACAAAGAGCCCATCCTGAGGCATCATCAA CTTCGTTAGATTCAACAGCTCAGACGGGGAATGCAAGTGGTGGAGATTGGCAGGAGGAGGTTTATCAAAAG attaaatccatgaaggacatGTATTTCCTGGAATTAAATGACATGTAcatgaaaattgctggaaagCTGCAACAG CATGATTCTCTTCCTCAACAACCGAGAAATGAGCAGATTGAAAAGCTCAAATTCTTTAAGCTCATGCTGGAACGCCTAATAGGATTCTTGCGATGTACCAAGAATGACATTCAGATCAGTCACAAGGAGAAGTTGGCTTCCATTGAAAAACAGATAATCAATATTCTTTCTACAAATCGGCCCCGGAGGCCCGTTTCTTTGCAACAAGTGCAACTTGCCCAACAGCAAATGTCCAACATGCAGCACTCTCAGCCTCAGACTCAAATTCCTCAAATGCAGCCCCAGGAAAATCAAATGAACCAACAGATGCAGCCAATGAATGTACAGAGTTCCATAACACCAATGCAGCCAAATAGCTTGACCAGCCTGCAACAGAACACATTGTCCTCTGTGCCACCAGTTTCGAATTTGCAACAGAATCTGATGAGTACCCTACAGCCTGCTTCGACTTTGGACCCAGGACAAAGTAATACTCACCCGTTGCAGCAGGTAGCTATAAGCTCTTTACAGCAGAATACTGCCAGTGGTCCTCAAACAATGAACATAAATTCTTTATCATCGCAAAGTGGCATGACTGCGCTGCAATCAAACCTCATTAATGCTCTACAGCCTAATTCGACTATGATTCATAACCAGCAGCTAAAACAACAGGAGCAGCAAATGTTGCAAACCCAGCAATTGAAACAACAATTGCATCCCCGTCAGCTGCAGCAGCAGCTTTTGCAAAGACAACAGCTAATGCAacaacagcagcagcaacaacaaCAGCAGCTGCAGCAGCAACCACAACAGCACCAACAAATGAAGCCACAGCAGCAGCCTTCACAGCTGCCTGGACACCAAATGTCACCACTACATCAGGTAACTGATTCAAGTGACTTGAAGGTGAGACCGCAGATAAGTGTTAAAACAGGTGTTTTCCAGCAACACCATACCAACAGCCAGCGAGCGGCGTATCATCACCAACAGTTGAAGTCGGGAAGCCCATTTCCTATTTCTTCACCACAAGTCCTTCAGGCAGCATCGCCTCAGGTTCCCCCGCATGCTTCCCCTCAAATTGATCAGCAGAGTATGCAGACGTCTATAGCAAAAACTGGAACTCCACTGCAGGCTGCAAATTCACCCTTTGTGGTCCCATCTCCTTCGACTCCCTTGGCTCCATCACCTATGCCTAGCGAGTCAGAAAAACTAAATTCTGGCATTTCATCCCTCTCAAATGCTGGAAATATTGGACCCTCGCATGCAACTACTGTGTCTGCAGCAGCCCAATCACTAGCAATTGGCACTCCTGGGATATCAGCTTCGCCATTGCTTGCGGAATTTACGAGTTTGGATGGAGCTCATGTCAACACATCAACTGCATTGCCCTGCAAGCCACATACTGTAGAGAAGCCACATGAACGGTTGATTAAAGCG GTacaatcaatttcaaataaaGCATTGGTTGCCTCCGTTGATGATATAAGCTCAGTTGTCAGTATGGTTGATAGGATAGCTGGATCTGCACCAGGCAATGGATCAAGAGCTGCTGTTGGTGAGGATTTGGTCGCAATGACAAAATGTCGCTTGCAAGCAAGAAACTTTTTCACACAAGATGGACCGACTGGAACAAAGAAAATGAGGCGCTCTACGAGTGCAATGCCTTCCAATGTTGTTTCATCTGTTGGTAGTGTGAATGACAGTATGAGGCAGTTAAACAGTTCTGATGCCTTTGAATTGGAATCCACAGCTACATCAAGTATCAGAAGGCCAAGGAATGAG GCCAACCATGCCCTTGTGGAAGAGATACATGAGATAAATCGACACCTCATAGATACTGTGGTTGATATCAGCGATGAAGATGTTGATCCAATTGCAGTAGCTGCAGCTGATGGTGGTGAAGGGACCATTGTCAAGTGCTCTTTCAGTGCTGTAGCTCTTAGCCCAAACCTGAAATCACAGTATGCTTCAGCACGGATG TCACCAATTCAGCCTCTGCGATTGCTCATTCCAACTAATTATCCTGATTCCTCTCCTATACTCTTGGACAAGTATCCTGTTGAAGTTAG CATCAATTGGATCTCTTCACTGAGATTGTATCAAATAAATCTTATGTGCAGTAAAGAGTATGAAGATCTTTCTATTAAAGCCAGGTCCAAGTTCAGTATATCACTGAGAAGTCTTTCACAGCCTATGTCACTTTCGGAGATGGCAAGGACGTGGGACATTTGTGCTCGTGCAGTTATTTCAGAATTTGCACAACAAAGTGGTGGAGGAACTTTCAGCTCAAAATATGGGACTTGGGAGAACTGTGTGAGTGCAGTTTAG
- the LOC113760450 gene encoding mediator of RNA polymerase II transcription subunit 15a-like isoform X4: protein MDSSSWRAPQGQMAQGPPQGGQAGGSGEVSAVPNAPPPATIDSGDWRTQLQADSRQRIVNKIMETLKRHLPFSGQEGLQELKKIAVRFEEKIYTAATSQSDYLRKISLKMLTMETKSQNPMANPLQANAANASKNPPDQAVHGMQSQIQNQQHPMPVVSSQSQSRQQLLPQNMQTNMTSTGVQNSAILASTLPTAGNLQQAPMPNIGQNSNLQNMQSVPSVSQNPVGSSMGQVMPSNVFTNSQRQMQARQQQVVPLQQQQQTQNPQHYLYQQQLQHQYMKQKLQQGGAMAQPLMQSHIQQQQQQQNLLQPTQIQTSQQAVMQPSVMQSAPLSGLQQNQQSSMQQVTQPVIQQQSQAVLRQQQQQQQQQQQQSQQASMLHQQQTSMAQQPLLPAAQQPQQQQQQLIGQQPGATNIQHNQLIGQQNSMPDMQQQQQRLIGQQNNMQQQQLIGQQNSLSSMHQQQLAPQSSVSGLHQQSMRGTQPGNSAMPTSQHSVVMLQQSKVAVQQQMQQNATALLPSQNQQPQQPQQQMVSQIQAQPGGLQHMQQQSNALQRDMQQKIQPTGSLLQQQNVVEQQKQLFQPQRAHPEASSTSLDSTAQTGNASGGDWQEEVYQKIKSMKDMYFLELNDMYMKIAGKLQQHDSLPQQPRNEQIEKLKFFKLMLERLIGFLRCTKNDIQISHKEKLASIEKQIINILSTNRPRRPVSLQQVQLAQQQMSNMQHSQPQTQIPQMQPQENQMNQQMQPMNVQSSITPMQPNSLTSLQQNTLSSVPPVSNLQQNLMSTLQPASTLDPGQSNTHPLQQVAISSLQQNTASGPQTMNINSLSSQSGMTALQSNLINALQPNSTMIHNQQLKQQEQQMLQTQQLKQQLHPRQLQQQLLQRQQLMQQQQQQQQQQLQQQPQQHQQMKPQQQPSQLPGHQMSPLHQVTDSSDLKVRPQISVKTGVFQQHHTNSQRAAYHHQQLKSGSPFPISSPQVLQAASPQVPPHASPQIDQQSMQTSIAKTGTPLQAANSPFVVPSPSTPLAPSPMPSESEKLNSGISSLSNAGNIGPSHATTVSAAAQSLAIGTPGISASPLLAEFTSLDGAHVNTSTALPCKPHTVEKPHERLIKAVQSISNKALVASVDDISSVVSMVDRIAGSAPGNGSRAAVGEDLVAMTKCRLQARNFFTQDGPTGTKKMRRSTSAMPSNVVSSVGSVNDSMRQLNSSDAFELESTATSSIRRPRNEANHALVEEIHEINRHLIDTVVDISDEDVDPIAVAAADGGEGTIVKCSFSAVALSPNLKSQYASARMSPIQPLRLLIPTNYPDSSPILLDKYPVEVSKEYEDLSIKARSKFSISLRSLSQPMSLSEMARTWDICARAVISEFAQQSGGGTFSSKYGTWENCVSAV, encoded by the exons ATGGATAGCAGCAGTTGGAGGGCGCCTCAAGGCCAGATGGCTCAGGGTCCTCCTCAAGGTGGTCAAGCAGGCGGCAGTGGAGAAGTATCGGCTGTCCCAAATGCACCTCCGCCGGCTACTATTGACAGCGGCGATTGGAGGACTCAACTCCAAGCTGATTCTCGTCAAAGAATCGTAAATAAGAT AATGGAGACTTTGAAGAGGCATCTGCCATTCTCTGGACAAGAGGGACTGCAAGAACTTAAGAAAATTGCTGTGAGGTTTGAGGAAAAGATTTATACTGCAGCAACTAGCCAG TCAGATTATTTGAGAAAGATATCTTTGAAGATGCTGACAATGGAAACTAAGTCCCAAAATCCCATGGCTAATCCTTTACAAGCTAATGCTGCCAATGCAAGCAAAAATCCTCCAGACCAAG CTGTCCATGGCATGCAATCCCAAATTCAGAACCAGCAACATCCCATGCCAGTGGTGAGCAGCCAATCACAATCCCGACAACAGCTGTTACCGCAAAACATGCAGACTAATATGACATCAACTGGAGTCCAGAATTCTGCTATTTTGGCTTCTACACTTCCAACTGCTGGTAATTTGCAGCAGGCTCCCATGCCTAATATTGGTCAGAACTCCAATTTGCAGAACATGCAGAGTGTTCCCAGTGTTTCTCAGAACCCAGTAGGGAGTTCCATGGGACAGGTGATGCCTTCAAATGTTTTCACTAATTCTCAAAGACAGATGCAGGCTAGACAACAACAGGTTGTTCCCTTGCAGCAACAACAGCAGACACAGAATCCACAGCATTATCTTTATCAACAACAGCTGCAGCATCAGTACATGAAACAAAAGTTACAACAAGGAGGAGCAATGGCACAGCCCCTTATGCAATCTCATAtccagcagcagcagcagcagcaaaacCTTTTGCAACCAACTCAAATTCAAACCTCCCAGCAAGCTGTTATGCAGCCATCTGTAATGCAGTCAGCTCCTCTATCTGGCCTCCAGCAGAATCAACAGTCTTCTATGCAACAAGTGACTCAACCAGTAATTCAGCAGCAGTCTCAAGCAGTTTTgaggcagcagcagcagcaacagcaACAACAGCAGCAACAGTCACAACAGGCTTCCATGTTGCATCAGCAGCAAACCTCCATGGCTCAACAGCCATTACTGCCTGCAGCACAGCAGCCGcagcaacagcagcagcagctgATTGGGCAGCAGCCTGGTGCTACAAATATTCAACACAACCAGCTGATTGGCCAACAGAATAGCATGCCTGATATGCAGCAACAGCAACAAAGGCTGATAGGCCAGCAGAACAATatgcagcagcagcagctaaTAGGTCAACAGAACAGCCTTTCGAGTATGCATCAACAACAGTTGGCCCCTCAAAGTAGCGTTTCTGGGCTCCATCAGCAGTCAATGCGAGGGACTCAACCTGGTAACTCTGCCATGCCGACAAGTCAGCATTCTGTCGTCATGTTACAGCAATCTAAGGTTGCGGTACAGCAACAAATGCAGCAGAATGCAACAGCATTGCTACCAAGCCAAAATCAACAGCCACAGCAACCGCAGCAGCAGATGGTATCACAGATTCAAGCACAACCAGGGGGCCTACAACATATGCAGCAGCAGTCAAATGCGTTGCAAAGAGATATGCAGCAAAAGATTCAACCTACAGGTTCTTTGCTTCAACAGCAGAATGTTGTAGAACAGCAGAAGCAGTTATTTCAGCCACAAAGAGCCCATCCTGAGGCATCATCAA CTTCGTTAGATTCAACAGCTCAGACGGGGAATGCAAGTGGTGGAGATTGGCAGGAGGAGGTTTATCAAAAG attaaatccatgaaggacatGTATTTCCTGGAATTAAATGACATGTAcatgaaaattgctggaaagCTGCAACAG CATGATTCTCTTCCTCAACAACCGAGAAATGAGCAGATTGAAAAGCTCAAATTCTTTAAGCTCATGCTGGAACGCCTAATAGGATTCTTGCGATGTACCAAGAATGACATTCAGATCAGTCACAAGGAGAAGTTGGCTTCCATTGAAAAACAGATAATCAATATTCTTTCTACAAATCGGCCCCGGAGGCCCGTTTCTTTGCAACAAGTGCAACTTGCCCAACAGCAAATGTCCAACATGCAGCACTCTCAGCCTCAGACTCAAATTCCTCAAATGCAGCCCCAGGAAAATCAAATGAACCAACAGATGCAGCCAATGAATGTACAGAGTTCCATAACACCAATGCAGCCAAATAGCTTGACCAGCCTGCAACAGAACACATTGTCCTCTGTGCCACCAGTTTCGAATTTGCAACAGAATCTGATGAGTACCCTACAGCCTGCTTCGACTTTGGACCCAGGACAAAGTAATACTCACCCGTTGCAGCAGGTAGCTATAAGCTCTTTACAGCAGAATACTGCCAGTGGTCCTCAAACAATGAACATAAATTCTTTATCATCGCAAAGTGGCATGACTGCGCTGCAATCAAACCTCATTAATGCTCTACAGCCTAATTCGACTATGATTCATAACCAGCAGCTAAAACAACAGGAGCAGCAAATGTTGCAAACCCAGCAATTGAAACAACAATTGCATCCCCGTCAGCTGCAGCAGCAGCTTTTGCAAAGACAACAGCTAATGCAacaacagcagcagcaacaacaaCAGCAGCTGCAGCAGCAACCACAACAGCACCAACAAATGAAGCCACAGCAGCAGCCTTCACAGCTGCCTGGACACCAAATGTCACCACTACATCAGGTAACTGATTCAAGTGACTTGAAGGTGAGACCGCAGATAAGTGTTAAAACAGGTGTTTTCCAGCAACACCATACCAACAGCCAGCGAGCGGCGTATCATCACCAACAGTTGAAGTCGGGAAGCCCATTTCCTATTTCTTCACCACAAGTCCTTCAGGCAGCATCGCCTCAGGTTCCCCCGCATGCTTCCCCTCAAATTGATCAGCAGAGTATGCAGACGTCTATAGCAAAAACTGGAACTCCACTGCAGGCTGCAAATTCACCCTTTGTGGTCCCATCTCCTTCGACTCCCTTGGCTCCATCACCTATGCCTAGCGAGTCAGAAAAACTAAATTCTGGCATTTCATCCCTCTCAAATGCTGGAAATATTGGACCCTCGCATGCAACTACTGTGTCTGCAGCAGCCCAATCACTAGCAATTGGCACTCCTGGGATATCAGCTTCGCCATTGCTTGCGGAATTTACGAGTTTGGATGGAGCTCATGTCAACACATCAACTGCATTGCCCTGCAAGCCACATACTGTAGAGAAGCCACATGAACGGTTGATTAAAGCG GTacaatcaatttcaaataaaGCATTGGTTGCCTCCGTTGATGATATAAGCTCAGTTGTCAGTATGGTTGATAGGATAGCTGGATCTGCACCAGGCAATGGATCAAGAGCTGCTGTTGGTGAGGATTTGGTCGCAATGACAAAATGTCGCTTGCAAGCAAGAAACTTTTTCACACAAGATGGACCGACTGGAACAAAGAAAATGAGGCGCTCTACGAGTGCAATGCCTTCCAATGTTGTTTCATCTGTTGGTAGTGTGAATGACAGTATGAGGCAGTTAAACAGTTCTGATGCCTTTGAATTGGAATCCACAGCTACATCAAGTATCAGAAGGCCAAGGAATGAG GCCAACCATGCCCTTGTGGAAGAGATACATGAGATAAATCGACACCTCATAGATACTGTGGTTGATATCAGCGATGAAGATGTTGATCCAATTGCAGTAGCTGCAGCTGATGGTGGTGAAGGGACCATTGTCAAGTGCTCTTTCAGTGCTGTAGCTCTTAGCCCAAACCTGAAATCACAGTATGCTTCAGCACGGATG TCACCAATTCAGCCTCTGCGATTGCTCATTCCAACTAATTATCCTGATTCCTCTCCTATACTCTTGGACAAGTATCCTGTTGAAGTTAG TAAAGAGTATGAAGATCTTTCTATTAAAGCCAGGTCCAAGTTCAGTATATCACTGAGAAGTCTTTCACAGCCTATGTCACTTTCGGAGATGGCAAGGACGTGGGACATTTGTGCTCGTGCAGTTATTTCAGAATTTGCACAACAAAGTGGTGGAGGAACTTTCAGCTCAAAATATGGGACTTGGGAGAACTGTGTGAGTGCAGTTTAG